One window of the Dermacentor andersoni chromosome 10, qqDerAnde1_hic_scaffold, whole genome shotgun sequence genome contains the following:
- the LOC126519164 gene encoding coiled-coil domain-containing protein 12 has protein sequence MAADEQVGSLEEQALKRKERLRALREKKTGANDAEEDDKAKQPVPESLPKPVFRSYRPEDEALKESVIPDISPAAIEEEIKEKIAVGDSEDLAKEVDLASLAPRKPDWDLKRDVSKKLEKLERRTKRAIAELIRERLSSGKSGADLAAAVNTASGPQNIDSDED, from the coding sequence ATGGCCGCCGACGAACAAGTCGGTTCTCTAGAGGAGCAAGCGTTGAAGCGAAAGGAACGCCTTCGCGCGTTACGCGAGAAGAAAACAGGCGCCAACGACGCCGAAGAAGACGACAAAGCCAAACAACCGGTGCCGGAATCGTTGCCAAAGCCAGTATTCAGGTCCTACAGACCCGAGGACGAAGCACTCAAGGAGTCCGTGATCCCGGACATCTCTCCGGCTGCCATCGAAGAAGAGATCAAGGAGAAGATCGCCGTCGGCGATTCGGAAGACCTCGCTAAAGAGGTCGACCTAGCTTCACTCGCTCCGAGGAAGCCTGACTGGGACTTGAAGCGCGACGTATCCAAAAAGCTGGAGAAACTCGAGAGGCGGACCAAGAGGGCCATTGCCGAGTTGATCCGCGAGCGCCTCAGTTCGGGCAAGAGCGGTGCCGATCTGGCTGCCGCCGTAAACACGGCCAGCGGGCCGCAGAACATCGATTCCGACGAGGACTGA